One Azotobacter salinestris DNA window includes the following coding sequences:
- the traV gene encoding type IV conjugative transfer system lipoprotein TraV, whose amino-acid sequence MTQKIVVLLALVGAITGCSSLKIGEEEYSCKGMPEGATCMSAREVYAATDGGAYKTVLRQEQDKGTAKKGKDKEKEGKEGEPETRVLFAEGADNTPLPMRVRSPLPIRSQAVVMRIAVDPWEDDNGDLYVPGFVYTEIEARRWEIGTRNPQVIPSLRPLSVQK is encoded by the coding sequence ATGACCCAGAAGATTGTTGTCCTGCTGGCGCTGGTCGGCGCGATTACCGGCTGTTCCAGCCTCAAGATCGGCGAGGAGGAATACAGCTGCAAGGGCATGCCCGAAGGCGCCACCTGCATGTCCGCCCGGGAGGTGTATGCGGCCACCGACGGCGGCGCCTACAAGACGGTGCTGCGCCAGGAGCAGGACAAGGGCACTGCGAAGAAAGGCAAGGACAAGGAGAAGGAGGGCAAGGAGGGCGAGCCGGAAACCCGTGTGCTGTTCGCCGAGGGCGCCGACAACACGCCGCTGCCCATGCGCGTGCGCAGCCCGTTGCCGATCCGCAGCCAGGCGGTGGTCATGCGCATCGCCGTCGACCCATGGGAGGACGACAACGGGGATCTGTACGTGCCGGGGTTCGTCTACACCGAGATCGAGGCGCGGCGCTGGGAAATCGGTACCCGCAATCCCCAGGTGATCCCGTCACTGCGCCCTCTGTCGGTCCAGAAGTGA
- the brxL gene encoding protease Lon-related BREX system protein BrxL: MDIELDKDLDQLLNEHFAGRVVRKDLTKLIKEGANVPVYVLEYLLGMYCASDDPGVIEQGLRNVKTVLAENYVRPDEAEKVKSLVRERGTYKVIDRVTVRLNEKKDRYEASFSNLGIKDAEISASIVKEYEKLLVGGIWVIATLSYYHEEGQSGSPFGVTLLKPIQMPNMNLQELFDGRAHFSTVQWREALIRSIGMEPSTLDESVQWHLLARMIPFVENNYNVCELGPRGTGKSHIYKECSPNSMLVSGGQTTVANLFYNMSSRRIGLVGLWDVVAFDEVAGINFKDKDGVQIMKDYMASGSFGRGREQMEASASMVFVGNINQSIESLVKTSHLLAPFPEQMIDSAFFDRFHAYIPGWEIPKMRPEYFTNKYGLIVDYLAEFFREMRKRSFADAIDKHFKLGNNLNQRDVIAVRKTVSGLLKLLYPHDQFTKEDVRQCLEYALQVRRRVKEQLKKIGGMEFYDVHFSYIDNESLEEHFVTVKEQGGGALISEGQSKPGFIHTIGLSGKGMPGLYRLELQVTKGTGKLATSGLWNSSTTKEQVKIAFDYFKANATRISASAKVLDHDFHLHVVELQNTGPLTHMALPSLVAFASGLLGRPVQSQMVVLGDMSLGGNITPVESIAECLQVTFDAGGKRVALPMNSAMDIPTIPPELFTKFQTSFYADPVDAVFKALGVD; encoded by the coding sequence ATGGATATCGAACTGGATAAAGACCTCGACCAGTTGCTCAACGAGCACTTCGCCGGGCGCGTGGTGCGCAAGGATCTGACCAAGCTGATCAAGGAAGGCGCCAACGTCCCGGTCTACGTGCTTGAATACCTGCTGGGCATGTACTGCGCCTCGGACGATCCCGGGGTCATCGAGCAGGGGCTGCGCAACGTCAAGACTGTGCTGGCCGAAAACTATGTGCGCCCAGACGAGGCCGAGAAGGTCAAATCCCTGGTGCGCGAGCGTGGCACCTACAAGGTGATCGACCGGGTGACCGTGCGCCTCAACGAAAAGAAGGACCGCTATGAAGCTTCATTCAGCAACCTCGGCATCAAGGATGCGGAGATCTCGGCCAGCATCGTCAAAGAGTACGAAAAACTGCTGGTGGGTGGCATCTGGGTCATCGCGACCCTGAGCTACTACCACGAGGAAGGCCAAAGCGGATCGCCGTTCGGCGTGACCCTCCTAAAGCCGATCCAGATGCCAAATATGAACCTGCAGGAGCTGTTCGACGGCCGCGCCCATTTCAGCACCGTGCAATGGCGCGAGGCCCTGATCCGCTCGATCGGCATGGAACCCTCGACCCTGGACGAATCCGTGCAGTGGCACCTGCTGGCCCGCATGATTCCCTTCGTCGAGAACAACTACAACGTCTGCGAGCTGGGACCGCGCGGTACCGGCAAGAGCCATATCTACAAGGAATGCTCGCCCAACAGCATGCTGGTCTCCGGCGGGCAGACCACGGTGGCCAACCTGTTCTACAACATGAGCAGCCGGCGCATTGGCCTGGTGGGGCTTTGGGATGTGGTTGCCTTCGACGAAGTCGCAGGCATCAACTTCAAGGACAAGGACGGCGTGCAGATCATGAAGGACTATATGGCCTCCGGATCTTTCGGGCGCGGCCGTGAGCAGATGGAGGCCTCAGCCTCCATGGTCTTTGTCGGCAACATCAATCAGAGCATCGAGTCCCTGGTAAAAACCAGCCATCTCCTGGCCCCTTTCCCCGAGCAGATGATCGATTCGGCCTTCTTCGATCGCTTCCACGCTTACATCCCTGGCTGGGAGATTCCGAAGATGCGTCCGGAGTACTTCACCAACAAGTACGGGCTGATCGTCGACTACCTGGCGGAGTTCTTTCGCGAGATGCGCAAGCGCAGCTTCGCCGACGCTATCGACAAGCATTTCAAGCTGGGTAACAACCTCAACCAGCGTGATGTGATCGCCGTGCGCAAGACGGTGTCCGGACTGCTCAAGTTGCTGTACCCGCATGACCAGTTCACCAAGGAGGATGTGCGCCAGTGCCTGGAGTACGCCCTGCAGGTGCGCCGTCGGGTGAAGGAGCAGTTGAAGAAGATCGGCGGCATGGAGTTCTACGATGTGCACTTCAGCTACATCGACAACGAATCCCTGGAAGAGCACTTCGTCACCGTGAAGGAGCAAGGCGGCGGTGCGCTTATCTCTGAAGGTCAGAGCAAGCCCGGTTTCATTCACACCATCGGCCTGAGCGGCAAGGGCATGCCCGGGCTGTACCGCCTGGAGCTGCAGGTCACCAAAGGTACCGGCAAGCTGGCCACTTCCGGCCTGTGGAATTCCAGCACCACCAAGGAGCAGGTAAAGATCGCCTTCGACTACTTCAAGGCCAACGCGACGCGCATCAGCGCCTCAGCCAAGGTCCTAGATCACGACTTCCACCTGCACGTGGTCGAGCTGCAGAACACCGGCCCGCTGACTCACATGGCCCTACCCAGCTTGGTGGCCTTCGCCTCCGGCCTCTTGGGGCGGCCGGTTCAGAGCCAGATGGTGGTGCTGGGCGATATGAGCTTGGGCGGCAACATCACCCCGGTTGAAAGCATCGCCGAATGCCTTCAGGTCACCTTCGACGCCGGCGGCAAGCGCGTAGCCCTGCCGATGAACAGCGCCATGGACATCCCGACCATCCCGCCAGAGCTGTTCACCAAGTTCCAGACCAGCTTCTATGCTGACCCGGTGGATGCGGTGTTCAAGGCGTTGGGGGTGGATTGA